The Oncorhynchus mykiss isolate Arlee chromosome 17, USDA_OmykA_1.1, whole genome shotgun sequence genomic interval tgataaTAAAGCaacttgaatttaattgaattgacagagTAAGGAaggtagagatagacagagacagagagacagagtgacagagagaggaatggatagagagacagagacagagagacagagagacagagagacagagagacagacagacagacagacagacagacagacagacagacagacagacagacagacagacagacagacagacagacagacagagagaggtgaatggAGAAATAAAGTTGAATGTTAGGACAGCCAAAACTCCTTGGTgtgtgaatgaatgaattaatgcAATTCAGATTTTATTTGTGAAGTAAAACTTCTAAAACTGTCttgctcccccctcctcccctcccatccaccctcccatcccttctccctcccttcctcccattttctcctccctccctacatccccctcctcccccctcctccctccttccctgctcctcccctctcccctctcccttctccctccccactctcaccccctccctcctccttcccgtccttcctcccccctccttcccgtcctccctccttcctcctccctccttcctccccctcctcctccctccctccctccccccctccctccctcccctctcctcctccctactccccacctccatccctccctccctcccccctcctcctccctcctcccctcctcctccctccctccctccccctccctcccctctcctcctctcctcctccctactcccctccccctccctccctccctcccctctcctcctccctactcccctccccctccctccctccctccctccctccaccctcccctcctcctccctccctccctccctccccctccctcccctctcctcctctcctcctccctactcccctccctctccctccctccctccctccctcccctctcctcctccctactcccctccccctccctccctccctccctccctccctccctccctccctccccctcctcctccctcccctctcctcctccctactccccacctccctccctccctcccctctcctcctctcctcctccctactcccctccccctccctccctccctcccctctcctcctccctactcccctccccctccctccctccctccctccttccctccctccctccctccctccctccctccctccctctcctcctccctccctccctccctccctcccatccctccctccctcctcccctcctcccccctactcccctcctcctccctctctctctccagggtgttcACAGTGACAGCAGTGGCCCAGCTGTGTGTGTTGGGTACTATGTGGATATTTGGAGTGTTCCAGTTCCAAGAGGATGGGACAGTGGTCATGACATATCTCTTCACTATCCTCAACTCTCTACAGGGAGCACTGCTGTTCATCATGCACTGCCTACTGAACAAAacggtatggtgtgtgtgtgtgtgtgtgtgtgtgtgtgtgtgtgtgtgtgtgtgtgtgtgtgtgtgtgtgtgtgtgtaacactgtGCTCTGCTGCCCTCATCAGGTTAGAGAGGAGTATTGCCAGCTGCTGTCCTGTATCTgcacaccacagaagaagagatACTCAGATTTCAGCACTAACAACCCTTCCTCCAGCCAATCCCAGGTAcatacacagtatatatatatatatatatatatatatatatatatatatagagagagagagagcgagagagagagagagagagagagagagagagagagagagagagagagagagagagagagagagagagagagagagagagagagagcacactttcATTATGATAACCTCCTTGTATCATTGTGTGTCCTAGGGGTCAAGGCGTACCCAGAACACAGGGGAGTTGCAGACATGATGACATCACCAATCCCCCATAATGCACGTCTTTACTCCCCCTCCCTTTTCAGGCCTGGTTCAGTAGAAAATGTGCCCTACGAGCCCGGCTGGTTATGTGCCCTATCTAGAACCTTAacgggttcttcggctgtcccggTAGGAGAACTCTTtcaataaccctttttggttccaggtagaacccttttttggatTCCATCTAGTTGCCTCTCCAAaaagttctacctgaaaccaaaaaggtgCCTCTATGCGGACAGCAGAAAAACCCCTTTAGGAACCCCCTTGTCTAAGTGTGTACTAGCACAGCTGGTCAGCAGAAAAACCCTTTAAGGGAACCCCCTTGTCTAAGTGTGTACTAGCCCAGCTGGTCAGCAGAAAAACCCTTTAAGGGAACCCCCTTGTCTAAGTGTGTACTAGCCCAGCTGGTCAGCAGAAAAACCCCTTTAGGAACCCCCTTGTCTAAGTGTGTACTAGCCCAGCTGGTCAGCAGAAAAACCCCTTTAGGAACCCCCTTGTCTAAGTGTGTACTAGCCCGGCTGGTCAGCAGAAAAACCCCTTTAGGAACCCCCTTGTCTAAGTGTGTACTAGCCCAGCTGGTCAGCAGAAAAACCCCTTTAGGAACCCCCTTGTCTAAGTGTGTACTAGCACAGCTGGTCAGCAGAAAAACCCTTTAAGGGAACCCCCTTGTCTAAGTGTGTACTAGCCCAGCTGGTCAGCAGAAAAACCCCTTAGGAACCCCCTTGTCTAAGTGTGTACTAGCACAGCTGGTCAGCAGAAAAACCCCTTTAGGAACCCCTTGTCTAAGTGTGTACTAGCCCAGCTGGTCAGCAGAAAAACCCTTTAGGAACCCCCTTGTCTAAGTGTGTACTAGCACAGCTGGTCAGCAGAAAAACCCTTTAAGGGAACCCCCTTGTCTAAGTGTGTACTAGCCCAGCTGGTCAGCAGAAAAACCCCTTAGGAACCCCCTTGTCTAAGTGTGTACTAGCACAGCTGGTCAGCAGAAAAACCCCTTTAGGAACCCCCTTGTCTAAGTGTGTACTAGCACAGCTGGTCAGCAGAAAAACCCCTTTAGGAACCCCCTTGTCTAAGTGTGTACTAGCCCAGCTGGTCAGCAGAAAAACCCCTTTAGGAACCCCCTTGTCTAAGTGTGTACTAGCCCAGCTGGTCAGCAGAAAATGTGTCTTAAATGTGTCTTAGCCCCAGTGATCAGTGCTCGGAATCCTTAAATTCCTCCTCTGATTAGACACTTCATATCAAACTTGATGTTAACCACTGTCTTATCAAGCATTAGGTTATCCAATCAGAAGTTAAATGATCTTCATGCCATCCAATAGGAATCCATATGATCTTTGTCATCCAATAGGACTCCATATTCTCTTTATGTCTTCCAATAGGATAAGGGGGAGTAGGAAGTGACAATGATGCAATGATGTCACAGTAGTTTCATTTTCACCGACGTaacatttacatttcagtcattaaGCAGATGTTCATATGCAGAGCATCTTACAGACAGAAAAGAAGGACCTTATGGTGTTTATGTCAACCAATCAGAATATATATGATCTTCCCGTCATCCAATAGGAATCCATATGATCTTCATGTCATCCAATAGGAATCCATATGATCTTAATGTCATCCAATCAGAAGTTATATCCTCTTTATGTCATTTTTACAGCCACAAAAGATCAGTACTATTTTACTGATCTTTTATAAACgcttacaaacatatattttttttatagttCATAAATTGTTTGTTATAATGCTTATTCGTTATAGTTATTATGAAGTGTTACCAGAGTATGAGAGGATGGCTGGTGGGTGCTCCAGAAGGGGATGAGAGgatggctggtggctggtgggtggtgggtggtccAGAAGGGGATGAGAGGATGGCTGGTGGGTGGTCCAGAAGGGGATGAGAGgatggctggtggctggtgggtggtgggtggtccAGAAGGGGATGAGAGGATGGCTGGTGGGTGGTCCAGAAGGGGATGAGAGgatggctggtggctggtgggtggtgggtggtgggtggtccAGAAGGGGACTAGTTGAATCATTTAGAATTTTTCAAACACCTCAAAaagctttttcctgcaatctagagccaaaaccattatgcttaattctatgtaaaatatatatatatatgtatttctgCATGTCTAAGTGTATCTCTTGAGATGTCTGTACCCTCCTGACTGGTGGGAATTATTTTTAAGAAAATAAAATGCTTTTCTGCATCTCTTTTTAAAATCTGGCTAAAATATTCAATGGAATATGAGTCTTATTCATTACATTTAGTTATTGCTGGCTTTTTTTGCCAGCAAGCATGTCAGCTAAGATAGTTACCAAACTGGATAAGcccctgtgtcccctatgggcatgatgcctctgacctctgacctctatgcATATAATGAGTTAAGAATCTTATGAGATAAGAGTCTTTGAGTAGAACATGGCTTCATCAATCACACTGCTTTTGTCCAAAAACAACGTTTATCGACAGGTTTTTTCAGAAATCCCAGTTGAAAGATTCCCGGAATCAGGAggaaataagcaggaaatccggaaTTCTCCAATCGGGATTTTGGGGAAAACCTGGTCATTTGTTTGAAAGGTTAAAGATAATGTGATACCCTACGGGCATTTTCCTGGACACAGGAAGGTTTGTTTACTTCTGACCAACTGAACCCGGGTCCAGCAACTGTGAACCCAACACCTTAGTTGTTACGCCAAGAGCTCCCAACCAAGTTCAACATCAGAacacaaaatataagcttgtgttaatccattgtttgtaaacaatgtcacATGGTTAAAAAACATCATTTTGAGCTCACGGGTGTTCCTGCATCCACAGATCAGTCTATTGTTTGAAAGTGGTCACATCCCTCAGCTGAACCAAAACAAGCGGTGGGGGGAGGGGACCCCTTTAAGGTTCCCCCCTACAACTTGGTCTAAGCACAATCATCCAGATACTCGGCTGTCTTCAAGAAATTGTCAAAACAATGTCTGCAatcaatttttatttttaattctaTTATTTTGCACTTCAACAATCGGTTTGGTTTtagtttattttaaaaaaatgaatgtgTATTATATGAAAAATAATTCAAAGCGATTGTGTATTTTATTTAGAATGTATAATTTTTTATGTTATTCTATGAGCAGAGTTCTGAATGTAAGCACTTATTGTTGTACTTGACTGCAGGAGTCTgtatggctggggggggggggtctgtgtgggtgtgtcagTGGGTGGGTGCACTTTTGGTATATCTGTAATGTTATCTACAACTAAATCGTTGTTACAAAGACCCTACTGTATATGTCttcttaccacacacacacacacacacacacacacacacacacacacacacacacacacacacacacacacacacacacacacacacacacacacacacacacacacacacacacacacacacatttgttttactatccttatgGGGACCAAACAACTGATCCCCATTCAAAgttataacccctaacccaaatTCTGACCCtgattgtaaccctaacccccgAAGCCCAAAaaagcctttttccttgtggggttGAAATGTCATACACTTGTCAGAATGTTCCTTGTGGGGTCTGTTGAAATGACCCCACTTGTCAGAATGTTCCTGGTTTTACTATCCTGTAAGTATTGAGGGGAATCCTACAAAGCATAATTTGAGAAGTTAGCGAGGTATctttggtcaactctgagttcaactcAGGATAACCGGTCGTACTaaagtggctcaccttttaaGCCAGGTAAAATTTCTATGGCAACGAATCCTTCAGAAATGACCTGTTTCGAGGCACGGTAACTCATGGCTAAACTACACTTACCctgaatgaaatgactgagcCTTGTGTTGATGACCAATGAAATCATTGCATTATCGTCCCCTTCAAGACAGCTGGTAttttgtattgttattattactcaaatgttttaaaaaaaaaggtaaaatattaaaatacatatcgcagtggtgggtggtgtaaggcagggctttacctagcatagacttatagatgacctggagccagtgggtctggcgacgaatatgtagcgagggccagccgactagagcatacaggtcacagtggtgggtggtgtaaggcagggctttacctagcatagacttatagatgacctggagccagtgggtctggcgacgaatatgtagcgagggccagccgactagagcatacaggtcacagtggtgggtggtgtaaggtagggctttacctagcatagacttatagatgacctggagccagtgggtctggcgacgaatatgtagcgagggccagccgactagagcatacaggtcacagtggtgggtggtgtaaggtgctttggtaacaaaacggatggcgctGTGACAGACTACATCCAATATTCTGAgtagtgttggaagctattttgtagatgacatcgccgaagtcaaggatcgatgggatagtcagttttactagggtaagtttggcggcgtgagtgaaggaggctctgttgcgaaatagaaagccgattcgagattggattttggattggagatgtttgatatgagtctggaaggagagtttacagtctagccagacacctaggtatttgtacttgtccacgtattctaggtcagaaccgtccagagtagtgatgctagtcgggcgggcgggtgcgggcagcgaacggttgaagagcatgcatttggttttactagcatttaagagtagttggaggccacagaaggagagttgtatggcattgaagctcgtttggaagtTACtccgcctgtctgcctgcctcccttTCTGTATTGACTTGAACTAGTgaagtgcaacattgtatcaaatcaaTCACCCGGCAACGGCCCAATATGAATGTCCAGCAGAAGTTGTCGCTAACAaccttgaaacattgtatcaactagcctattctgggccctcagagtttcctgcCTCTATAAGCCCTCAGAGTTTCCTGCCTCTATAAGCCCTCAGAGTTTCCTGCCTCTATAAGCCCTCAGAGTTTCCTGCCTCTATAAGCCCTCAGAGTTTCCTGCCTCTACAGGCCCTCAGaatgaaattctacacattttaccatggggcAGAGAAAAGATATTCTAACTAATTTCCTGAAATTATACACATTTcaccatggggcagagagaaggtctctcacagttgaagtgtacctatgatagaaattacagacctctacatgctttgtaagtaggaaaacctgcaaaatcgtcagtgtatcaaatacttgttatcCCCACTGTAATTGTTCAATTTGAGAGCAGCTTCTGTCCGTCGGGTCTACTTTGGATTCTGTTGACCAATgtccttctcttccccctccatctagccctccctctctcctctctcaatcctcgctcccctcctccctccctccatctagccctccctctctcctctctcaatcctcgctcccctcctccctccctccatccagccctccctctctcctctctcaatcctcgctcccctcttccctccctccatctagccctccctctctcctctctcaatcctcgctcccctcctccctccctccatctagccctccctctctcctctctcaatcgtcgctcccctcctccctccctccatccagccctccctctctcctctctcaatcctcgctcccctcctccctccctcatctagccctccctctctcctctctcaatcctcgctcccctcctccctccttccatccagccctccctctctcctctctcaatcctcgctcccctcctccctctctcctctcaatcctcgctcccctcctccctccctccatccagccctccctctttcctctctcaatcctcactcccctcctccctccctccatctagccctccctctctcctctctcaaaccTCACTCCCCTCCTCGCTcccctccaaccctccatccatccatctagccctccctctctcctctctccatcctcgcTCCCCTCCTTGCTCCCCTCCTCACTcactaactccctccctccctctctccaacctGTTTTAgttttgtcattctggggtattatgtgtagattgtgCCATTAcagactttagaccagagccctaatccctacatacagtagtgcactactttagaccagagccctattccctacgtacaaatagtgcactactttagaccagagccctattccctccgTACAGAAgtacactacttctgatcttagcccatagggaatagggtataattTGGGATAGGGCATATATTCTGTGTTAGCTGTGCTTGTGAGACACAACACTGCACTCTACTAGTCTGTTTTCTATTGTCTTCAGGTTTGGGGGGAGAATTATGAATTTGATGTGAGTAAATGATTGTATGAAAAGAAGTGACTATTTATTAGGATGCATTCATTTTGGTGTGAATATGTTAAGCATAGTGTTTGTacgtgtggcaggtagcctagtggtcagagcgttaggccagtaaccgaaaggttgcttgatcaAGTCCCCCAAACTGACAAAGTATAAATCTGTTGTTGTGCCCTTGACCAAGGCAGTTAAGTCACTGTTCCCCactcggccgtcattgtaaataataatttgttcctaactgacttgcctagttaaaacatgttttttaatcACTCAAACAGTGTCATTCTTTATTTGTTCTTTATTCAAAACACATTACACTGGGAGAACAGATGCTTCATTACCTCTACTATAATACACTGTGTATTACAACATTACCTCCACTATAATACACTGTGTATTACAACATTACCTCCACTATAATACACTGTGTATTACAACATTACATCCACTATAATACACTGTGTATTACAACATTACCTCTACTATAATACACGGTGTGTTACAACATTACCTCCACTATAATACACTGTGTATTTCAACATTATCTCCACTATAATACACTGTGTATTACAACATTACCTCCACTATAATACACTGTGTATCACAACATTACCTCCACTATAATACACTGTATATTACAACATTACCTCCACTACAATACACTGTGTATTACAGCATTACCTCTATTATAATACAATGTGTATTACAACATTACACAGAAATGCTTGTAAGAGATCTCAAATATAGTGTGTTAGGTGATCTAGTCAATGACAGCATCTATGAGATCTAGATATGAGATCTAGTCTGTGGAGGTAGGAGATCTAGTCTGTGGAGGTAGGGGATCTAGTCAACGGAGGTAGGGGATCTAGTCAACGGAGGTAGGGGATCTAGTCTGTGGAGGTAGGAGATCTAGTCAACGGAGGTAGGGGATCTAGTCTGTGGAGGTAGGAGATCTAGTCTGTGTTGGGTGATCTGGGCTGACCTGCAGGGCAACTTGATCTCTGTGTTGTTGCTTGTGGATCTCTCAGTGGATCACTCAGTGGATCTCTCAGTGGATCTCTCAGTGGATCACTCAGTGGATCCTGTCCTCCTGACCTGGACTAGCGGCCTATCCTTCGTGATGTGGTAGCTTCCATTGGATCTGGTGTTTTTGATCTGCTTCTGAACAGCGGATCCAGTCTGTGGGATCTTTCCGTTTCCGGTGGATTTAGTCTTTGGGATCCGGCCCATCCTTTGAGCGGATCCGGTGTTTGACGTTTTGTCAGGGGATCTTGTCTCTTGGTTCTGGTCAGTGGTTGAGATCTTGGGAGATCCGGTCATTGGGATCTGGGCTCCGACAGGGGATCCGGTTTCTGTCAGCTTGCTGTCGTCAGTGGATCTAGTCTCGGTATCTTCTCCCTCATTAGATGATCCGTCGTGTGGGATCTGGTCTCCATCGTCATCCCCAGGGATAGGGTCTAGCTCTacctccacacacactctctggggTAACACCACTAGCCAGCACTTAGAACAGCTGCTCTCGAAGTACGGATACAGCGTCTCTGTGAAGCGGTGCGTGAAGGTGAACAGGAGTTTGTCCCTCATCGCATCCCAGAATTCCACCTGACCCTCCTCCCAGTCCAGAAACACCTAAAGAtaacataaaacataaaacattttaTGAGGATGGTTTATCTGTAACAAATTATAAATGAAGAAAAAAGGAAATCTGTTGTTGGCACTCTGTCTTACAGGGTAAAACTACAGAAACAGAAGACTAAGTTAGACACACAGGGTCAACAGTTAATTAACTGAATCTATTTGATTCTATTCTAATACTTGTGGGtgtgcctccccctctctcaagtACACCCTCTTATCTAACTATTGCCCCACCTTGATCCTGTGAAAGGGGCGGGACCAGTCCAGAGGGAGGGTGGTACAGGGTGTGGTCATGGCACGGTACGTCCCATTCCGTAGGCTGAGGGTCCATAGCCCCTCCTCCGGACACGCCTCAAACTCCTCCCTCCTACGCACCGATTGGCTAGCCACACCAACTGTCCAGTTGCTGCTCTCTCCAACCTTGAAGCAGGATATATTTGTTATCATTATACTCTTGTATACTTAAAATGATATTTTGAATTGTACCGACAAAGTAACATTCCTGAAAgacaaatatatataatattcctCCAAAACCATCAATAAAGatcagtgtgtgtttatgggccctggtcaaaaacaccaagaacctccatcagtgtgtgtgtatgggccctggtcaaaaacaccaagaacctccatcagtgtgtgtttatgggccctggtcaaaaacaccaagaacctccatcagtgtgtgtttatgggccctggtcaaaaacaccaagaacctccatcagtgtgtgtttatgggccctggtcaaaaacaccaagaacctccatcagtgtgtgtttatgggccctggtcaaaaacaccaagaacctccatcagtgtgtgtttatgggccctggtcaaaaacaccaagaacctccatcagtgtgtgtttatgggccctggtcaaaaacaccaagaacctccatcagtgtgtgtttatggaccctggtcaaaaacaccaagaacctccatcagtgtgtgtttatgggccctggtcaaaaacaccaagaacctccatcagtgtgtgtgtatgggccctggtcaaaagcaccAAATAGTGAACAGTGTGCCATGTGAAACCCATCCTCAGTCAGTGAGAGCCCCACCTCCACGGTCCAGCAGTGGGTGCCGGCGCTGAATCCTTCCCAGCCCAGAGCGCAGGCGATCGGGTCAAATCTCTCCGGGTTAGCAGGCTGGATCTGGATCCTCTCCTTTCCCAGCTGGACAGAGGTTAGCCCAGGGGAGAGGACCAGAGATGGGCAAGATGTGGTCGGGTCCAGGGTTACTGGAGCTGAAAGGGAGGGGTTGGGGGAagagggggacaggggagggaaagtgagagggggagataggggacACACCACTCTGTCCCTCCCCCCAGACTCACTGTAAGGGGTTATGCTGAAAGGGAGGGGTTGGGGGAAGAGGGGGGTAGGGGGAGGGAaagtgagagggggagataggggacACACCACTCTGTCCCTCCCCCCAGACTCACTGTAAGGGGTTATGCTGAAAGGGAGGGGTTGGGGGaagagggggacagggggagggaaagtgagagggggagataggggacACACCACTCTGTCCCTCCCCCCAGACTCACTGTAAGGGGTTATGCTGAAAGGGAGGGGTTGGGAAAAGAGGGGGGTAGGGGGAGGGAaagtgagagggggagataggggggACACCACTCTGTCCCTCCCCCAGACTCACTGTAAGGGGTTATGCTGAAAGGGAGGGGTTGGGGGAAGAGGGGGGCAGGGGGAGGGAaagtgagagggggagataggggggACACCACTCCGTCCCTCCCCCCAGACTCACTGTAAGGGGTTATGTGCAGCATGTCGTTCCAGACGGAGTAACGGAGGTTGGTCAGGTGTTTGGACACGTCTATCAGAGGACCACACACCTCCTCTGGCTCCCCATGACTCTGCCACGTCctacaaacacacatactctATTCTGTTAcagggctctgtgtgtgtctgcgtgtgacTTGTgccaaaaataaaacaaaaagagaagcacagagcgagagagagagaaacagagagagagagaaacaggagagagagagacagagagagacagagggagtgagagagagaaacagagagagagaaacagagagagagagaaacagagagagagagaaacagagagagagagagacaggagagagagagacagagagagacagagggagtgagagagagaaacagagagagagaaacagagagagagagaaacagagagagatagaaacagggagagagagacagagggagagagacagaggaagagagagagagagagagaaagagagagagagacagagagagagagagacagagaaagagaaaaacagagagagagagagacagggagagagagacagagagagacagagggagtgagagagagaaacagagagagagaaacagagagagagagaaac includes:
- the LOC118940261 gene encoding tripartite motif-containing protein 35-like isoform X1; the protein is MEALRLEARALGCLSGGSTPLKALLPGAEGLVLPPGDPALCREHGETFTLFCVDDLEPVCSQCGLTETHEGHRVYPITEAVPDCKGELNSSLGKLLGKSRRFEKVTRIFEHASQHNQSHAQQTERQIKEEFEKLHQFLREEEEARLARLREEEEERNRVMKEKRERVGKEMKLLAKTIREIEEEMKEDRDDIAFLQNYQETVKRTWQSHGEPEEVCGPLIDVSKHLTNLRYSVWNDMLHITPYTPVTLDPTTSCPSLVLSPGLTSVQLGKERIQIQPANPERFDPIACALGWEGFSAGTHCWTVEVGESSNWTVGVASQSVRRREEFEACPEEGLWTLSLRNGTYRAMTTPCTTLPLDWSRPFHRIKVFLDWEEGQVEFWDAMRDKLLFTFTHRFTETLYPYFESSCSKCWLVVLPQRVCVEVELDPIPGDDDGDQIPHDGSSNEGEDTETRSTDDSKLTETGSPVGAQIPMTGSPKISTTDQNQETRSPDKTSNTGSAQRMGRIPKTKSTGNGKIPQTGSAVQKQIKNTRSNGSYHITKDRPLVQVRRTGSTE
- the LOC118940261 gene encoding tripartite motif-containing protein 35-like isoform X2; the protein is MEALRLEARALGCLSGGSTPLKALLPGAEGLVLPPGDPALCREHGETFTLFCVDDLEPVCSQCGLTETHEGHRVYPITEAVPDCKGELNSSLGKLLGKSRRFEKVTRIFEHASQHNQSHAQQTERQIKEEFEKLHQFLREEEEARLARLREEEEERNRVMKEKRERVGKEMKLLAKTIREIEEEMKEDRDDIAFLQNYQETVKRTWQSHGEPEEVCGPLIDVSKHLTNLRYSVWNDMLHITPYTPVTLDPTTSCPSLVLSPGLTSVQLGKERIQIQPANPERFDPIACALGWEGFSAGTHCWTVEVGESSNWTVGVASQSVRRREEFEACPEEGLWTLSLRNGTYRAMTTPCTTLPLDWSRPFHRIKVFLDWEEGQVEFWDAMRDKLLFTFTHRFTETLYPYFESSCSKCWLVVLPQRVCVEVELDPIPGDDDGDQIPHDGSSNEGEDTETRSTDDSKLTETGSPVGAQIPMTGSPKISTTDQNQETRSPDKTSNTGSAQRMGRIPKTKSTGNGKIPQTGSAVQKQIKNTRSNGSYHITKDRPLVQVRRTGSTE